One region of uncultured Methanolobus sp. genomic DNA includes:
- a CDS encoding YkvA family protein — protein sequence MGIMKIIMKTLLKERFYKVQLHTKTLFLVSKRSDLPFYIRLLSGFVAIYILSPIDLIPGFVPILGTIDDIILIPLGLILVIKLIPRPVMNECRHMAECELSAKAT from the coding sequence ATGGGAATCATGAAAATAATCATGAAAACCTTGTTAAAGGAAAGGTTCTACAAGGTACAACTGCATACAAAGACGCTTTTTCTTGTCAGTAAGCGTTCTGATCTTCCTTTTTACATAAGGTTACTTTCGGGTTTTGTTGCAATTTACATTTTAAGTCCTATAGATCTGATTCCTGGTTTTGTTCCGATACTGGGTACAATTGATGATATTATCCTTATTCCTCTGGGTTTGATACTGGTCATAAAACTGATTCCCAGGCCTGTTATGAACGAGTGCAGACATATGGCAGAATGCGAACTTTCCGCTAAGGCCACATAA